In SAR116 cluster alpha proteobacterium HIMB100, one DNA window encodes the following:
- a CDS encoding ribosomal subunit interface protein (PFAM: Sigma 54 modulation protein / S30EA ribosomal protein~TIGRFAM: ribosomal subunit interface protein), which produces MILNISGRNMDTGAAFQEHARATLHSIVEKYFSNAVSGTVTLEKSDAGFEVNIRINLTKRIELESKGSARDAHAALDSAAEHAEKRLRRHKRRLKNHRSSASHLEEDIQFAPMSVYAAAQQIQSDQSDSVPEREAENDDDVLPVIAELSYEVESMSVEQAVMRLELSGENCLLFRNSGHLGLNMVHLRNDGTIGWVDPRGNRNLSSSSA; this is translated from the coding sequence ATGATTTTAAATATTTCTGGCCGTAATATGGATACCGGGGCTGCGTTTCAGGAACATGCCCGTGCAACGCTTCACTCAATTGTTGAAAAATATTTCTCAAACGCTGTCAGTGGCACGGTGACACTTGAAAAATCTGATGCGGGTTTTGAAGTCAATATCCGGATTAACCTGACCAAACGAATAGAACTTGAATCTAAAGGCTCTGCACGTGACGCGCATGCGGCATTGGATTCAGCAGCTGAACATGCAGAAAAGCGGTTGCGCCGGCACAAGCGGCGTCTGAAAAACCATCGCAGTTCAGCCAGCCACCTGGAAGAAGATATTCAGTTTGCGCCAATGTCTGTATATGCAGCTGCCCAACAGATACAGTCTGACCAAAGTGACTCAGTCCCAGAACGAGAAGCTGAAAATGATGATGACGTTTTGCCGGTTATTGCGGAACTGTCATATGAGGTTGAAAGCATGAGCGTAGAACAGGCGGTCATGCGTCTTGAATTGAGCGGTGAGAACTGTCTGCTGTTTCGCAATTCCGGTCATTTGGGGCTGAATATGGTTCATCTTCGCAACGATGGCACAATTGGCTGGGTTGACCCACGCGGAAACAGAAATCTGTCTTCGTCCTCCGCCTGA
- a CDS encoding SprT-like family (PFAM: SprT-like family), protein MSLAQEQSKTSEQVTEPKRRLQTVLGLAYELLAQHGLTEWRVTYDHARRRAGLCNFTTKTISLSRHYARQAPFKHIKDTILHEIAHALVGPRHGHDATWRQTARQIGCTAMRCHNLTFSAAKWMMVCPNECFAVERHRRKSGLVCAKCKQPVRFVPAEDYDQFPS, encoded by the coding sequence TTGAGCCTCGCACAGGAACAGAGTAAGACGAGTGAACAGGTAACAGAGCCAAAGCGGCGTTTGCAAACTGTGCTTGGGTTGGCTTATGAGTTACTGGCACAGCATGGGCTGACGGAATGGCGGGTGACTTATGATCATGCGCGGCGGCGGGCTGGTTTGTGCAACTTTACCACCAAAACCATTTCGCTTTCACGCCATTATGCGCGCCAGGCCCCCTTTAAGCATATCAAAGATACAATTTTGCATGAAATTGCCCATGCCCTTGTTGGTCCGCGCCATGGTCATGACGCCACTTGGCGGCAGACGGCACGGCAAATCGGCTGTACAGCAATGCGCTGCCATAATTTGACCTTTAGTGCGGCAAAATGGATGATGGTCTGTCCAAATGAGTGTTTTGCTGTTGAACGCCACCGCCGTAAATCAGGACTAGTCTGTGCAAAATGCAAGCAGCCTGTCCGTTTTGTTCCAGCAGAAGATTATGACCAATTTCCATCTTGA